Below is a window of Leishmania donovani BPK282A1 complete genome, chromosome 21 DNA.
GCTTCATCActcagcacacacacccagACACACTGTACTTATGCCACCAAGTTCTCCCCTCACACGCGAGCAACAAGCAAAGCaacgagagcgagaggccTGTAGCATCGGAGACGACAACGCACGCCGAGCGGCTCACGAACAaagtcccccccccctcggGTAAAAAGACGACATACAGAGAGACGGTATGAtacacaagcgcgcacgccactGTTTGACTTGCATGCCAGCATTTTttcattttctttttgcgtTTCCATTCATCGATAATATTATTCCCCGCTCACACGCAAGGTAGAGAGAGGGCGATACGACGTGCCAACCTATCTTGCTCACTCCACGGGTTGTTGCGCGCGGCACGACGTAGTTTGTATCAGCGATGGGTTGCCCTTCTAtctccgcacacacacatacacatgcactACACAGCATAGACGGCGAAGTACAGGAGATAGAGAAGCGTTGGAAGTAACAGAAAGCACAGCAGTAGAGTGATAAAGGGCGTGCaggaggaaggaaggagggaggcgcctgacccgtctctctttttgaTCTGCACCAGCTCCCGATTCCTGTCGAGGCATATCTCATCTCTTGCGTTCTCATCTATAGCAGAAGCTTGAGAGAGAATTCAACCACTTTCCCAGCCAATCTCCTGCAGAAGTGGCCGCGATGCGTGGGGAAGAACTATCCCGTCGGTGTACTGTCCGACTTGTACAGCCTTTCGTTGATAGTGACGATGGTGGGGGTGACGATTTGGCATTCCGGGCAGCGGGGACGGCAGTGCGGTCTACTACGCCGAGGGACCCGCTGGCATCGAGTTGCACAGCGTCGCAGCTGACCCCAATTCAGCTACCGAGATCTCGTGTCAGTGCTGGCGCCGACCACGCACCATCCCTTAGCACATCACAGACACTGCCGTCTTTTGCGTCTTCACCGGAGGTGCGGCCGTCTTTCTCCACGCGCGCCGGGGGTCCAAGTGGCTCGAACCCGGCACCCCGTGTGCTCTCCGTTTCCTCTCCACACGGCCACCGTCCGCACGATGGAGGGGTGCCATCCGTCTCCTCTTCCGGTCAGCCGGTGTCGTCGTCCGTGGATCGGCTGGCGGCACTGTATCAGCAATTTCAGATGTCTCAGGGGAGGGACTCGCATGCGCCGCGGAGGGGCACCGCCGGCAGGTCGCATGAGGCAGTCACCCCCACGCTGGCCAGGCAAGAGGCGCCTGCTACGCCTGTACGCTTGTCTCGGCAGACCTCAAAGGGGGCTGCGAGTGGAGATAGTGGAGCGACTGACAAAGAAAAGACAAACCGCATTGCTCCCGGCGGTAGCTCGTCAACACCGACCCGGCTGCCGCGGGCTGCGTCCAAAGGCGGTGAGGCCCACgtcgcgctggtgcgcgaggATCTTTTGAAGGCGGAAGGCGGAAATTCACCGGCACGGCGGACTCCAGCGCCTCTTCGCACGACAACCTCCGCCTCTGTGAAGACGTCTACTCCCTCTCAACAAGGTGCCGAAGCGCCGCCACTATCCTCGCGTTCGAAGCCAACCAGGGCGactgtggcgctgccgtccagCTTGTCTGCTGCGGGCATCCCGGCATTGATGCACATTGCTGCTCGTGTGTGGGCAGCGCTGGGATTCTTCGAAATGCGCtgggaagagagagcggaggaggtgccgccCTATGCTACAGGGCCGTCCAGCCCCGAAGATGTCGAGTCGTTTCTGTGGGGGCTGGAAGAGTACTTGAGCTTTTACCGCGCGGACTCGCCGGGCCcatcggcggtggtgctggtaGAGGTCACGGCGCTCCTCCGCAACGGGCTGTGGCGCGTTCTCTTCAACGCCGTCTTCTACTGCCTCACCGTCCTTGACAAGCACCGACGTCGGCGCGGCCCGCTCTCATGCAGGGAGGCTGAGGTTCAAACTGGTGGCGCGGAGGACACGTACGAGGTGGTGtactcgtcgtcgtcagATGCGGAGGGCGAGGATGCAAAGGAGGCCTCGCTGAATCGTGAAGCGCCGGTACGGTTGGTGTGGAAGTACCCGGGTGAGTCAGACGAGGAGCGCCTggcgcgctgcgtgcggGATCCTTTGCCACCTAACAGCCCCCTGTGGTCTGGAtcgccctccgccgcctggGAGCGAGAGGCAGACTGCGCTAGTATGCTGCGCAGTGATCTCCACGGTATCCAGCGACCGTCATCTCGATGCCCGCTCGATGAGGCCTATGGCGGCCGTCTGCGCACCGCCTTGCCCATCACTGACTGGTACTTGGTGTTGCGCTGCCTGGCCCAGGTGGGGTATCGGCGGGACGTCTTCTACCTGCAAACACCATTCGACGCGTCGCCGCAGGAGCTCATCCTCGCTCTGCTATGGTTGACGCAGCGGTACAAGATGCTAGCAGTCGCTGAGTACGTGGAGTTGAACCGCCGGTACGCCTTCTTACTTCAATACCACGTCAATGACGCGTTTCTGTACGGTTCTGCGGGGACCGGAGGCTCACCACGGCCCGCGTGCACCACAGCGCGTGAGAGACTTCTCTATCACCTGTCACATGCCTCAGCTTGGCCACCCGTGAGCTTTGACGAGAACGCGACGATCGCCGTGCGTCTTGCCCAGCTCGAGCGTTGCTTAGGCAAGGCGACTTCTTCTGGTGGTCGTGGCGCTTCAGCGCAGCTGTGTGTGCCCACCGCTCCTtctgcagcgacgctgcacgtgcggcgcctcatggcggtgcggcggctcCTCGGACTCTCCTTCAATCGACTCCACCAGGCTTTGCAGCGTCAGGCTGAGCAGGTCACCCTCCTTGGTCTCCATTCCCCACTCGATGCGCAGCTGTGCCGTGAGCAGCATCACGCCCTGTACGAGGAAGTCACTGCAGGTCTCGCCCACGTGCAGGcaacgccgcagcggctgcagacggcggccGACAACCTCGCCAAGGCAGGCTCACTTGTGGCGTTTCTTCTGCGGTACGAGGAGTCAACAATGtccgcggaggaggtgcttTTGGGActggaggaggacgacgcgaCGTGGCTGTCTCACGACGACCcagcaggaggagacgcgagcgacgcggaggcgacgctggcgagaGGGAAGCGCAAAGAAGCAGAAGCCGATCGGTGGCGCCGTGCGGTGCGGCGTGGCAAGCTGCCCGTCTCGCAGTCAGTGCCAGAGGACGCCTCTGCAGCGCTCGCAACGTCAGCAGCCTCGCTCGCTCAATCCATAGCGAAATTTCGAGCCGCCCACGTGAGAGCCACTCTCACTGAGACGTGGAggcgactgctgcggcgcagtcACATCGCGCCGCAGACGGTTCCGCAGGAGAGCCTGCGCTTCTTGCTGGATaccgaggcgcagcaggtgcaggaAGCCCGCGTGCGAGAGAACATGCGATATCGCTACTCTCTGCAAGCAGCCTTGGCTGCTGAGCTAGCGGTGCTTGGGTATCAgactcagcagcggcgccatcacaGTCATTCCCACAGTCCTCTGCGGGGCGGGGACGGTGGCGCTGTGAGCTCAACGAATTTGGCGGCAGAGACGCGGACTGTAGATGACACCAAGGACGTCGAGGCTCGACCTGTGCaagtggcgctgccgccgctggacCTCGTCACCAACGCCGGCATCGCttttgcgcagctgcggtcTGAGGAGGCGGTCTATGGCTCGGTTACGCTGGGAAGCGCGGAGCTACAGCTGACGGAAGTTGGTGATCCAGTGGCAGGGTCGACCACCTCGGCGCGCttggagctggagcggctgcaggccTGGGAGGAGAAGCTGGATGCCCAGCTAAGAGTACCGGCGGAAACGACCGCTCGCATGGGGTACTGCATGGGACTCTTGCACGCGCTGTACTATAAGTACGGCCTACGTATTGCCACACCCGTCGCACAGAAACCCACCAgccagctgctgccgagTAGCAAGTGAAAGTCCATCTTGTGGGTGAGGTGGATGCCTGTCCGCATACGCAGACAGGTGCATACatatacgtgtgtgtgccaaTGTAAATGCATGTATGGCATGAAAGTGACaatgcgcgtgcgcctaGTAAGCAGAGGAGACGCGTAACGGAGCAGGTACgacacacgcccacgcatacgtgcgcacgcacatggaCAAAAACGTTAGCGGTGACGCAGAAGAGGCGTCACACGCTCCACTCTCCCGCTCAACGAAAAAGGGAACGACAACATTACACAACTCACTTAAACGTGTCCACGTCGCTATCGCACAACACGAGGTCGAACGCCTCTCtacacctcctcctccgtcacaGACCCAACCTCGCGTGGGCCGAtggcagccgtagacacaaACGCGccacagcaatgcgccgacccagccatcggagagcacggcccccgccCACGCCCACAGCCCATGCTTCGCggggcgccgcgcagccgcgcccaccatgccggccgccaccggacgcatccccctcgcggtggcgctcgggcaccccacccacaccagtgggcggtgtgagggccgggccGGGTGGGAGACGCTCGGGTCACGATGACGCTCTacccatcatgtggatggatACAGAtctgcctcgctgtcgcgggccACTCCGATGCAACGTCATCcaggacgccaccgccggcaccagcagcgacacatcgctctgagccctcccccctgcggCGTAGGCGCCTGAacccgtcaccaccagaagcggctcggcacttggcaggggatgggggagggggctgcctggctcTCCCACGGAGAGAAAGTGGGTGCACTGGTCCCTGAGGTGCCACGCGCTGAGAGGGGtgtgcccctcccctgtTATCAGGTGGGCATTAGTAGGAGAATAGGCGTACACAAAGTTTTTGCGGGTCAAGGTACGTGGAGAGGCGCAGTACatgatgccgccgcttcttGTGTTCACCAACATTGGGACCACTGACAAGACTAAACTTGCTCATCCGCAGCTGTTGCGTCTGAGAAGGGACTCTTCTAGCCCAAAACTTCTCCTGTAACTGAGGGCGATgaagggagagggtgagATTGCCCTGGAGAAGGCGCGTGCTCCGCCTGCAAAGCATCAGCTCAGTGCATCTGCGAGCCTTCGCCGTCCTCTCCCCATCTTATCCTTCCCTGTTCTCATGCATCCTTACCTTGTGctgcccctctttccctctttccgCTGTCGTTCTCCTCCCcggtcaccaccaccgcttgcgctgcagctgcgtgttGTACTCTTGCTGCTTTCGTCAACATACGCACATCCGTACCACGGCGTACACGAGCAAAGGAAGGAAATCAGTCAGTCTCCTCCCGTGTGCGCGAGTTTGGGAGCTTGTCTGTTCTCGTATTGAGTAGGCGCAAGTACTATACTTCTCCACGTGGCAACGAGTTCCCGTTGCCGTGGCCGAAGCTGCACGAcgtgcttttttttgttttgtggATTCCTTCGCACTGACACAcccacgcatacacacgaaTCTGAGCCGCTGCTTCCCCCTGTCtcactctttctctctcgttcctCAAAATTGTGACGTGCCATCTTGTTTGGTTTCGCCTGTTTGCTCGCGGCCCTCAACTGTGCTCCCCTGCCCGTTTCTTCGGCGTTGTTACTTCTGTTTTCgctctgttttctttcttttctgcttcctcccttcccacACTCCTCCTCGTTGCTTTCTcttcacgcgcacgcacgcgtacacaTCAACCGTCATCTGATACATTTTCTGTGTAggtgtggtgtggtgtggAACACTTTCGCTTCCTTATCCCCTCCGTAGTTTTATGGATGCGAGAATGAGGGAGCTCAGTTTCAAGGTTGTGCTTCTCGGCGAGGGCCGTGTTGGCAAGACGTCGCTGATTTCGCGCTACGTGCACAACGCGTTTGATGAAAAAGAGGCAAGCACGGTGCAGGCGAGCATGTACAGCTCCAAGGCGGTCCCCATCAATGACGCTAGTAGCGCCCCCGGCGCCATCCGAGAAGTGGACTTGGCGCTGTGGGACACGGCGGGGCAGGAGCGCTTCCACGCACTCGCGCCAATGTACTACCGTAACGCGGATGGGGCCATCATCGTGTACGACGTCACCGACGCTGACACGCTACGCAAGGTACGCACGTGGGCCAAGGAGCTCTACGCCGTtgtgggggagggcaacATAAAACTCGTTTTGTGCGGAAACAAGGCGGACACCCCGTTGACAGAGCGGGAGGtgagcgagggcgagggggcgGCTATGGCGGCAGAGCTGGGCGCCTCGCATTTCTTCGCAAGCGCGAAGACAGGGCAAAACGTAGCGGAAGTGTTCAGTGCAATGGCGACACAGGTTGTACGTAGTCGAGAGGTCACCGGCATGGGCggtggtgttgctgctggtggcagcagcggcagcagtggcggggGTGCCTACGCCGGTATCAGGGGTCGCACACCGTCGCGCTCGCGTGCACGGCGCGGGCTGATGGTGGTGACGGAAGACGGGGAGGCGGTGACTCCAGGCCGCAGCTCTCCGAGCGAAGGTCGCGTGTACGGCGGCATCACCCCACCCCGGGCCCACCGCTACGGAAGCAGTGGCACCAACCAGCCCATCACACTTAGCGCCGATGACTCCCctgacgcagcggcggcggccaacAGCAGCGGTTGTTGCTGACAGTTTTCTAATCAATGTACGTGACAcggctctcttctctttgccAGAGGCTTTCCCTTCGTGCACTATCTTGCTCTCCGACTCCTCTTGTGCTCTTCGTCTCGGTGATAAGCGCACAAGTGGATCTGAGGCCTGTGTCACACATTTGTATCATTATCGCCCCCTTTTGTttcgtgccgctgctgctgctgccgccgccgccgcgtgttTAAgtttgtgcgtgtttgtgtgcgtccTTGCTGatcgcactgctgcaccgacacacaGAAAACTGAAGCAAtcacaagaaaaaaagagcagaGGCAGTATGAAGACCTTGCTGCTTCCACCCAAGCCAGGGCCCCGAATGGCGGATAtccatccccctccccccgcatgttccccctccctccattTGTGGAAGGGATGGCTCGATGGACGGTGCTTACGTGCCGGCtgatctctctctcggtaCATTCCCTAACGAGGTGTGTACTTAAAACCTTCAAAAGACAacccccccttctcctccctcttggTCTCACTCCGCATACCGTACCTTTACAAGCCtaccgctgcacctcctACACGTCTCCACGTGCCCACTGCTGAAGAGATGGCGTTTCAATGCGAAACAGAGCACACAAACCACACAAAACTGCGTCCCCTCGCGAAAAAAGAAATCACCCGATGaggctttctctctctctctctctccaggGTTttgtgcacacacgcacataaacaccgccgccatcccTCTGCACCGCGCAGGGCCATCATTGGCTTCCCCACCCTTTAGCACATCATCTCTGCCATTACAACACGATGCCAAAGTGCGACGCTGTATTTGTGAGCCTGATGTTGCACGACGTCGCTCGTCGTCCGGCCGTAAAGATGCAAGAGGGCGGCAGCATAGAATCAGCTCGGCATCCGCACGACAAGGGTTGATTGCCTCGGCAACGGCGGGAAGGCCGACTTTATCCTCGACTGCCGACGCccctggaggcggtggtggtggtggggggaaTCGACTGCTCCCTCGTGCAGTTcagcgacgcgcgcgacAAGTCCGCCACGATCTTGCCGGTTTGCTCCAACGGCGGACACCCCTGCCTGCACTACCGCGGCGCGTTTGACGAGGTCTTCGTGACGGAAGAGGAGCTCGACAGTGTGCTGAATTGCAAGTGCTTTTACCACACCGGCACAGGCTtgccggaggcggcggccaaggTGCGTCGCGTGGTGACCTGCGCTTGCGTGCTTCACCTGAGCGAGGGCACGCTCGACGTCATCACGCCGCTTCTGCTATACGTGGGCTGCTTCACTCTCAGCCTGTAGGAGGCCGCCTACATTCCCAGCTCCTACGACCCCATCGAGGTCGCAAGCTTCTTTGCGCTCGGCGTGCAGATGTGCGCGGCTTGTACCTGATCGAGCGCTACAGCGTCCAGCGTGTGCCAGCCTATGTACTGCGGGCGTCCGACTTcatgggcagcggcgacgcttACAGCGGTAGCTTTATCGGGGTCTGGCTCGTGGCTTGTCGGAGGTGGAGAGGTTCCGAATGGGCTCCGTCGTCGGCACCCTCGTCGCGAGCGGCTTGGGCTCGGACGCCGGCGTGATGAACTGGGGGAAGGTGTAGCAGTACACTGAGAATTACGGCCCGATGGAGTAAGTGGACGCAGCTGTtcgaggggagggggcgaagcGCGCGCAAGACGGACACGGCAAGATGCGCGCTCTGTGGACCATACAGGGAGACGTGTCGCACCCATTccccgacgcagccgcgccactaGTTTGCTCCTTTTCCTCCCAAGCTCCACTCTGTCGTCTCTTGCGCCGGCGCACTCTGACGCGAACATCCAGACGCATACCCGCTGTATCTACGTGTGTCCTTCTCCACACGGAACAGAGCCAGCGAGAGTGAAGCAGGGCAGGatgcacacccacgcacatgcacgcacacgtacgcatAATAAGCGCGGATGGGTGCGCCCTGCGCGCTTAtcgtttttgtttgcttcgCTCTTTCCTTTTGCGTCTTCCCTTTCATTTGTGCCAAATCCACTGCAGTGCGCCTCTGTGCTTCtatctctctgtgcgtgcgtgtgtgccgtcgTGAACACGTGAGAGGACTGGCTTGACGGAGCTGAACGTGTGTGTCCTTCTCCTTGGTCAAGTCGGCTAAGCTTCCAAGGCAATCGTGGTTTTTGTGCTCGTCGTGGAAGCAGATGAGATCGTCCCCTTCACTCGCTTGGGTGATCGGCCACCCTCCGCTGcgggcgcgcacgcatgcgacCGAAGGCAGCGCCAAAAGTCatacccacacacacaacacataTCACTCTAACTCCAGTAAGTTTCCACGCCCGTCAGCGTTGCTGCATGCCCGCTGGCAGATGTCTTGGGCGGGCACTagcccttccctcctcctcgagaaTCTCATGCACCCATCACATGGTGTTGGGAGCTCCTCCGTGTCACCTGCGCACACCACCGATTGTCGCTGACATgttcccttcctctctctgaGCACATTGGGGCATCGCACCATCATACCGCCATCTCTGACTCGCTTCTCCATCCTTCCAtctcccttctcctttgcACACTGCTGCACCACTCCCGCATCGTTTACACCTCCtacgtgcgcacacgcttgTAGTAGTAGTGGTATAGCTGCAACGCCGTCTCtctcgtctccctctcttttcccccttttctcttcgccTCTTCGCTGTATAATCTACGCAGAattgtgtgtgcttgttcCACCTTGACGCGCGAACGAAGTAGAGAAGAAGTgcccccttccttccttctttcctttttttttgtagtTGTTTGggtctctttctctgtctgtgcATCCGTGATCACCGTCTTCGTCTTGTGTCTGTTGCCTGTGCAACGAAGCCACCAaacctctcccccttctcgtCACGTTTCCTCCATCCCCTTTGTGGAGGAAAGTTCGACGCAGAGTACAAGGCGCGCGCCAGTAAAGAAAGGCGCTCGTATCACAAacgacgagagagggagagagagagcagtcGACGCTGTTGCTTAACCCCTCCACCCTACCATCCCCTCCCGCGTGTGAGGgattctcttctttttttttcctgttgtcgcttctgtgtgtgtttagcGCATTctcgttttttctttttgtcgATTTCtgtgtttttctttgtgctcGTTCTAGGACGTTGCTGTTGTGTTGTGGCGTGCtctcttcgtgtgtgtgtgtgtctgcctggTTTAGACTGTTCGTGTACGTGGCCCCGATACGATttgccccctctctctatagctatctgtgcgtgtgtgtgtgtgcgtgtgctttccttctttcttttttcttttttcttgcctTCTGTGTCTTTGttatttgtgtgtgtgtgtgtcttgtcGTTCCGtttcttcctttttccccaccccttctccatccctcctcctcttgttgGTGGTGCGAGTGTCTCCGTTTTCATATATATTTCTCTatttcttcctcctcctcctcttgcccACGTAGCATCCATCGAGTGAGGGACGGCGTgcccgcgtgtgtgctccgcccttcccctcctttcttcGCCTCTTCTCGTTTCACGTGCATTGTTTTGCAGCTGTTTCGGTTTCTTTTTTTGGGGTGCGCCGACTGTATTTTGGCGTTGTTGTTTTCATCCGTGTGCCATAGAAgacggtgcgtgcgtgtgcgtgtgcgcatctatcacacatacacacacgctgagaaagagggagaagccaAGAAGGACAGCGTGCGATCGAGTGGGGGTGGCCGAAGGGCGTACTCCACACACGACAAAGGGAGGGAACGAAAAGAGCGACGAGCAAGCATTGCCGTTCTCAGGGCACTCTCCCTCCTGTCTTTTCACGCGTTGCCTTGATTCGCCGACTTCGACAGACCCACAtccgcacccacgcacataCATAAGCAGGTGAGATGTTGTATGATCGCGTGAACGACATTGGCAGCTCGCAGGGGGAGGCGATTCGCTACATCCTTGGTGCCGTCTCCAAGAACACCGTACAGACAACGCTGACGACGCTAGAGCAGTTATGCTCCCGCTCTGTTGAGCTCCACCGGTACACGATCAAGGCCACATGCACAGCCCTGCTGGCAGCGCGGAGCGATGAGCGGGCACTGCTGGCATCTCGGTTGGTGGGCGAGGCACTTGGGCGGCCGAACGGGCTGACCCTGGTTGCCTGCGCCCTCGACGGCTGCTCCTCGACCCTGACAAAGGAGTCCCTCACTGCGTTGATGGCGAACGACCTCAAGTTGTCTCCCATGAAACAGATGCAGATGGCCATGGCACTCGTGCTTGGCGGAAACGCGATGGTcaagacggcagcgacggatATACTGGAGGACTTCAACGTGCCtcaggcggcgctgaaggaggatgatggcggcgtgcgtgcggcggcgctcctgtCGCGGCAGGTAGGTCTTGCCCCCGAAAACCTGGACGGCCAGCTGGCGAACGTGTGCCACACGGTCGCGTTGCCGAAGCCGAAGACAGAGGTGAAGCCGCGCGTGAGCGTGGCGGGCGTCCTGCGCGAGCTAGGAACGGGGTGTGTGACGACGCTGGCGGACTCGCGCGAGCTGCTCAGCATTTTTCCGCACTCCTTCACAGAGCGCGACGGAGCCGAGGtgctcgccttcttcgcttcTGCGGGCTCGGCCGtcaacgacagcagcacgtACGCGTCCCTCATGACGGCGTCAGGGAAGAGCTCGCCAAAGAGCATGAGCGGCACGACGACGCTCGTGAACGCGATGCCGCTACTCGACGCGCTGTGTGAGGGGAGCCCGAAAGGCTTCAACTGGGACCTTGTCATCCGCATGCTTGACCAGCCGGACGGCGAGCCGTTCCGCGTGAAGCACATCTCCGTCATCTTTGACGCGTACCACCGCTTCCAGCCGGATAACGAGTTCCCGTCTGTGGCGTTGTTTCTAGGCAGGTGGACGAACAcgatgcgccagcgcagcgtgCTCGAATATATCTTGCGCCACCCCGACAAGGTCAATCGCAAGCCGCTCGCGATAGACGCCCCGTCGGAGCTGTTGCCGGCGACGAAGCCGCCCGGCGTGACGACAGCTGAGATGGACTTATGGCGCTCCACGGCGTTCATGGAGGCTGCCGTGCACGTGGCGAGTCGCGAAAAAGACTTCGATAACGACGTGTTCCGCCCCGCCGCGGAGaagctgtcgctgctcttcttgtACTGCCTCTTCACAGGCAACTTCCAGGGCACGGTTAAGCATTTCACGGTCATGAAGCACCTGCTCAAGGCTCACTGCCCCTCTCTGGACCTCGTGTCGCAGCACATCGTGCCCGAGATGGAGAGGCGGGGCCGACTCAGCACCGTGATCGGCGTGCTCTCGGACCTGACGGAGGCGGCTCCAGAGCGTCTCGTGGATGTGCTGCAGGTTGTGTTCAAGTGCAAGCCTGCCGCGAAGCGCGTGCTCGCCGAGAGCGGGAGCCCTCGCCTCGTCACTGCTGTCGCCATGTGCATGGAGGAAGCAGGTGAGTCGAGTGACAAGTGGCTCCAGCGCGCGCTGGAGGGCAAGCTGCACTTCCGCGCCAGCTCCACGGAGAACCGCTTCGCCGTGGCCATGAACATCGTCGAGGTAGCTGAGATGCTCCTGGAAAAGCAGCTCTACACGGTGAGCGCGACAGCGGCTCTCAACGCCCTGCTCGCTTCCCCGctgaaggaggtgctgaagaGCGTGACGGACTGCGCCAAGGCGCTCCTCGCCTCGACGGACTCTCTCTTCCCCGACGACGTCGAGAACGAAGCGCTGGAGTTCTTCAAAAAGATGTACGCCGCTGgcagcaccgcagctgcCATTGCCACTGTTGAGAACCTGCTGAAGAGTACAGTGCCACGCGACAAGCAGCTCTATGCGTGCATCGTGGGTATCATGTTCGATGAGACGTCCGCCATAAGCTGCTACCCGCgcaaggagctgcagctgttcGCCGAGTTGTACGGCCAGATGATCGCGAAAgatctgctgccgccgaaccagcagcagcgcgcgtgggGTGTCCTGCTGCCAGCCGTCGCGAAGCCCGGCAACTACGCGATGGA
It encodes the following:
- a CDS encoding small GTPase, putative codes for the protein MDARMRELSFKVVLLGEGRVGKTSLISRYVHNAFDEKEASTVQASMYSSKAVPINDASSAPGAIREVDLALWDTAGQERFHALAPMYYRNADGAIIVYDVTDADTLRKVRTWAKELYAVVGEGNIKLVLCGNKADTPLTEREVSEGEGAAMAAELGASHFFASAKTGQNVAEVFSAMATQVVRSREVTGMGGGVAAGGSSGSSGGGAYAGIRGRTPSRSRARRGLMVVTEDGEAVTPGRSSPSEGRVYGGITPPRAHRYGSSGTNQPITLSADDSPDAAAAANSSGCC